A genomic window from Streptomyces sp. NBC_00234 includes:
- a CDS encoding serine/threonine protein kinase yields MSSAPSADLFQPLTGDDPAVVGGYHLAAVLGTGGMGKVYLSYTPGGRPIALKVIRPEFSGDPEFRRRFQQEVKAAQRVQGLYTAPVIDSDTEGAQPWLATAYVPGPSLAHAVAQHGGLPLRSVLLLTVGVAEALHVIHGAGIVHRDLKPANVLLASDGPRVIDFGIARAADATALTSTGVSVGTPAFMAPEQAAAGTITPATDIFALGQITAYAAIGAPAFGDGPSHAVLYRIVHEDPDLSRLPEELRPLVTRCLSRDPADRPALAEVIELCHAVSPVPLRQGEDWLPQTIAGSITERLQLPAPVRPPTAPATPTPTAHSPQSPAPGSAPPYRPTGFGMAAAPTQSAPGGPGMAPPRNPAAPSGAFGPPSGAPNAPRAHGMPGGAPLPPGTMPSAYRAPQGYTTGYTTPPPFHTAGFTPARAPKRRTTGLIIAGSVVAAIALVTTISALLPDAPKDNGKSTGGSSSASGSSDTPKPRTDPKPVAYKNVNVTANYYLMLADNPPRPAEDTDAGVTYGHGDLYFSYDSMFGDEKLGTANGKLVLLNNSQKGSLKTCRTETRYTEKIGLDQLTNGSQICVLSDAGHIAVATYRGKSGADDPSRYFTVDLTIWRNAEDPKES; encoded by the coding sequence CCAGCCGTCGTGGGCGGGTACCACCTCGCGGCAGTGCTCGGGACGGGCGGCATGGGCAAGGTGTACCTCTCGTACACACCGGGCGGTCGGCCCATCGCGCTCAAGGTGATCCGGCCCGAGTTCAGTGGCGACCCGGAGTTCCGACGGCGCTTCCAGCAGGAGGTGAAGGCCGCGCAGCGGGTGCAGGGCCTGTACACCGCGCCCGTCATCGATTCGGACACCGAGGGCGCGCAGCCCTGGCTGGCCACCGCCTACGTACCCGGCCCCTCCCTCGCGCACGCCGTCGCCCAGCACGGAGGACTGCCCCTGCGCAGTGTGCTGTTGCTGACCGTGGGGGTCGCCGAGGCGCTCCACGTCATCCACGGCGCGGGAATCGTCCACCGGGACCTGAAGCCCGCCAACGTCCTCCTGGCCTCCGACGGCCCCCGCGTGATCGACTTCGGCATCGCGCGTGCGGCCGACGCCACGGCCCTGACGAGCACGGGCGTCAGCGTCGGTACCCCCGCGTTCATGGCGCCCGAGCAGGCCGCTGCCGGCACGATCACGCCCGCCACCGACATCTTCGCGCTCGGCCAGATCACGGCGTACGCCGCGATCGGCGCGCCCGCCTTCGGTGACGGTCCCTCACATGCCGTGCTCTACCGCATTGTCCACGAGGACCCCGACCTCAGCCGGCTGCCCGAGGAGCTGCGGCCCCTGGTGACGCGCTGCCTGAGCCGCGACCCGGCGGACCGCCCCGCCCTGGCCGAAGTCATCGAGCTGTGCCACGCCGTCTCGCCCGTCCCGCTGCGCCAGGGCGAGGACTGGCTGCCGCAGACGATCGCCGGTTCGATCACCGAGCGGCTGCAACTGCCCGCACCCGTGAGACCGCCGACGGCCCCGGCCACGCCCACCCCGACGGCACACTCCCCGCAGTCCCCGGCCCCGGGCTCCGCTCCCCCGTACCGGCCCACCGGTTTCGGCATGGCCGCGGCGCCGACACAGTCAGCTCCGGGCGGCCCGGGTATGGCGCCCCCGAGGAATCCGGCCGCTCCGTCCGGCGCGTTCGGCCCGCCCTCCGGCGCTCCGAACGCTCCACGCGCTCACGGCATGCCGGGCGGCGCTCCGCTCCCCCCGGGCACCATGCCGTCGGCCTACCGGGCGCCGCAGGGGTACACCACGGGGTACACCACACCGCCTCCCTTCCACACCGCAGGATTCACGCCCGCCCGCGCGCCGAAGCGCCGGACGACGGGACTGATCATCGCCGGTTCCGTCGTGGCCGCCATCGCGCTCGTCACGACCATCAGCGCCCTGCTTCCCGACGCCCCCAAGGACAACGGCAAGTCCACCGGCGGCAGTTCGAGCGCGAGCGGCTCCTCCGACACACCCAAACCGCGGACCGACCCCAAGCCGGTCGCCTACAAGAACGTCAACGTGACGGCCAACTACTACCTCATGCTCGCCGACAACCCGCCACGCCCGGCCGAAGACACCGACGCGGGCGTGACCTACGGCCACGGTGACCTCTACTTCTCCTACGACTCCATGTTCGGGGACGAGAAGCTGGGCACCGCCAACGGGAAGCTGGTCCTGCTGAACAACTCACAGAAGGGCTCCCTGAAGACCTGCCGCACCGAGACCCGCTACACCGAGAAGATCGGTCTCGACCAGCTCACGAACGGCTCACAGATCTGCGTGCTCAGCGACGCGGGCCACATCGCCGTCGCGACCTACCGCGGCAAGTCGGGTGCCGACGACCCCAGCAGGTACTTCACCGTCGACCTCACGATCTGGCGCAACGCCGAGGACCCGAAGGAGAGTTAG